A part of Melioribacteraceae bacterium genomic DNA contains:
- the rsmH gene encoding 16S rRNA (cytosine(1402)-N(4))-methyltransferase RsmH codes for MNQHVPVLLKESVDLLVGNIQGIYFDGTIGFGGHSSEILSRLHKKGKLVATDKDFEAFGFCKEKFKHDKRIAIYNTGFSDIDTISKIEFIEKFDGIFVDLGVSSYQLDNIESGFTFREDAPLDLRMNKNAGSPASDILNNFSQELISQIIWNYGEEKLARKIARLISEEREKQKFESTLQLRKIIEKIVPERFQSKTLSRVFQALRIYVNNELDELKIFLDKAVNLLNINGSIVVLTYHSLEDRIVKEKFKYESLECICPPGTPVCICGKEKRLRIVNSKPILPGENEIKENKRSRSAKLRAAVRT; via the coding sequence ATGAATCAACATGTGCCGGTTCTCTTAAAAGAGAGCGTTGATTTATTAGTTGGTAATATTCAAGGAATTTATTTCGACGGCACAATAGGTTTTGGCGGGCACTCTTCGGAAATACTGAGTCGGCTTCACAAAAAAGGGAAACTTGTTGCAACGGATAAAGATTTTGAAGCGTTTGGTTTTTGCAAAGAAAAATTCAAGCACGACAAACGCATCGCTATCTACAATACAGGTTTTTCCGATATCGATACTATATCAAAAATTGAGTTCATTGAAAAATTTGACGGCATCTTTGTAGATCTAGGGGTTTCTTCCTATCAGCTCGATAACATCGAATCGGGCTTTACTTTTAGAGAAGATGCACCCCTTGATCTAAGGATGAATAAAAACGCAGGTTCTCCTGCTTCAGACATCCTGAATAATTTTTCTCAGGAACTCATTTCACAAATTATCTGGAATTACGGTGAAGAAAAACTTGCCCGTAAGATTGCCCGACTCATTTCAGAAGAAAGGGAAAAACAAAAATTCGAATCTACGCTTCAACTGCGAAAAATAATTGAAAAGATTGTACCCGAAAGATTTCAATCAAAAACTTTATCAAGGGTTTTTCAGGCTCTTAGAATCTATGTGAATAATGAATTGGATGAATTAAAAATATTTTTAGATAAAGCTGTCAACCTTTTGAATATTAACGGGAGTATAGTTGTACTTACTTATCATTCCCTCGAAGACAGAATTGTTAAAGAAAAATTTAAGTACGAAAGCCTTGAATGCATTTGTCCGCCCGGCACTCCGGTTTGCATCTGCGGCAAGGAAAAAAGATTAAGAATTGTGAATTCAAAGCCAATTCTTCCAGGCGAAAACGAAATCAAAGAAAATAAAAGATCAAGAAGTGCAAAATTGAGAGCCGCTGTCAGGACTTGA
- the mraZ gene encoding division/cell wall cluster transcriptional repressor MraZ, whose protein sequence is MFLGSFKYSVDSKGRISIPARFRKYVTQEANDTFIITRGIVQCIDIYPQDSWKNEVLVRINQLDDFDPDESAFKRMLLELAAEDKLDSQARLLVPKNLLEFAGIDKDVLILGQNKKIEIWNPAVYESHKKENLKPFAEIAKQVMQKKPK, encoded by the coding sequence ATGTTTTTAGGCAGCTTTAAATACTCGGTCGATTCAAAGGGTCGGATCAGCATACCGGCACGATTCCGTAAATACGTAACTCAGGAAGCCAACGATACATTTATTATTACAAGGGGCATTGTTCAGTGTATCGATATCTATCCGCAGGATTCCTGGAAAAATGAAGTGCTCGTTAGAATTAATCAACTCGATGATTTTGATCCAGATGAGTCGGCATTTAAAAGAATGTTGCTCGAATTAGCTGCTGAAGATAAACTCGATTCTCAGGCACGTCTACTCGTTCCTAAAAACCTTCTTGAGTTTGCGGGTATCGACAAGGATGTTCTGATCCTTGGTCAGAATAAAAAAATCGAAATCTGGAATCCAGCGGTTTATGAATCGCATAAAAAGGAAAATTTAAAACCGTTTGCTGAAATCGCTAAACAGGTGATGCAGAAAAAACCGAAATGA